A single window of Arcobacter venerupis DNA harbors:
- a CDS encoding TetR/AcrR family transcriptional regulator, which yields MPKIVNKDEKIDYICEEAYKVFVEIGIDDFSLNKFIVDINMSKGQFYHYFSTKEQLIYKVMSKKTFELINNTIEKYKYEESYINKINLIFEIYLNEEQAYKDLRKLYINTLHMYITSNDDEIKKFNNDLYKNIFDSLEQLFDDEIAKGNFHANSKNLAKSLCATADGMFLLSVMIENYDLKTQLTNYFLEIEKLSKIN from the coding sequence ATGCCAAAAATTGTGAATAAAGATGAAAAAATTGATTATATTTGTGAGGAAGCATACAAAGTATTTGTTGAAATTGGAATTGATGATTTTTCTTTAAACAAATTTATTGTAGATATTAATATGTCAAAAGGACAGTTTTACCACTATTTTTCTACAAAAGAGCAATTAATCTATAAAGTTATGTCAAAAAAGACATTTGAATTAATCAATAACACAATAGAAAAATATAAATATGAAGAAAGTTATATAAATAAAATAAATTTAATTTTTGAGATATATCTAAATGAAGAACAAGCTTATAAGGATTTAAGAAAATTATATATTAATACTTTACACATGTATATTACTTCAAATGATGATGAAATAAAAAAGTTTAATAATGATTTATACAAAAATATATTTGATAGTTTAGAACAACTTTTTGACGATGAGATAGCAAAAGGTAATTTTCATGCCAATTCAAAAAATTTAGCAAAATCTTTATGTGCAACAGCCGATGGAATGTTTTTATTATCAGTTATGATAGAAAATTATGATTTAAAAACCCAATTAACAAACTACTTTTTAGAGATTGAAAAGTTATCAAAAATAAATTAA
- a CDS encoding MATE family efflux transporter, translating to MNVTKDKISSVFFQYSIPSVLGMLAISSASIVDGFFIGNYVGDFGLAAINISFPIFSLLFGFALMLAIGSSVTTGKLIGEGDIKSASMIFSKTMICITLFSFLSCTVLFLNVETILHLFGADENLTKIAIEYLSIILIFIPFLMIGVVLDYFVRVDNRPNLAFVALLSSAIINVVLDWFMIVYLQKGIFGAALATGISQLTLLIILLPHFFSKKATLKFVKPIGSYIQIIKASYNGASEFVNEISIGITTLIFNYVMIKNFNIEGVAAFTVINYLLMIGIMISFGISDSLQPIISKNFGAKENKRIEEFLKLSFITASIVGFIMIVLILFIPDTLANIFLEDTNYKTKQIVLNFATFIWIAFIFNGINLVISAYFTAIHRPLHSMIIAVSRSFIFPIFFIFTLPFLFDLNGIFMAIPMAEFISFIIAVILFKKFSPEKIIYKL from the coding sequence ATGAACGTAACAAAAGATAAAATATCATCAGTTTTTTTCCAATATTCAATACCCTCAGTATTAGGAATGTTGGCCATTTCATCAGCAAGTATTGTTGATGGATTTTTTATAGGAAATTATGTAGGGGATTTTGGCCTTGCTGCAATTAATATAAGTTTTCCTATTTTCTCTTTATTATTTGGTTTTGCTTTAATGTTGGCAATTGGTAGTAGTGTTACAACTGGAAAACTAATAGGTGAAGGAGATATTAAAAGTGCTTCTATGATTTTTAGTAAAACTATGATTTGTATTACTCTTTTTAGTTTTTTATCTTGTACAGTTTTATTTTTGAATGTTGAAACTATTTTACATCTTTTTGGTGCAGATGAAAATTTGACAAAAATTGCAATAGAATATTTATCAATTATATTGATTTTTATTCCATTTTTGATGATTGGAGTTGTTTTAGATTATTTTGTAAGAGTTGATAATAGACCAAATCTTGCTTTTGTAGCTTTACTTTCAAGTGCAATTATAAATGTGGTATTAGATTGGTTTATGATTGTATATTTACAAAAAGGTATTTTTGGAGCAGCATTAGCAACTGGTATATCTCAACTAACATTATTGATTATTCTTTTGCCTCATTTTTTTTCAAAAAAGGCAACACTTAAATTTGTAAAACCAATAGGAAGTTATATTCAAATAATAAAAGCTTCATACAATGGAGCTTCTGAGTTTGTAAATGAAATTTCAATTGGAATAACAACTTTAATTTTTAACTATGTAATGATAAAAAATTTCAATATTGAAGGAGTTGCAGCATTTACAGTTATAAATTATCTTTTAATGATAGGAATAATGATAAGTTTTGGAATTAGTGACTCTTTACAACCAATAATTAGTAAAAATTTTGGGGCAAAAGAAAATAAAAGAATAGAAGAATTCTTGAAATTATCTTTTATTACTGCAAGTATTGTGGGCTTTATAATGATAGTATTAATTTTATTTATACCAGATACCCTTGCAAATATTTTTTTAGAAGATACAAATTATAAAACGAAACAAATAGTTCTAAATTTTGCTACATTTATTTGGATAGCTTTTATTTTTAATGGTATTAATCTTGTAATCTCAGCTTATTTTACTGCAATTCATAGGCCTTTGCATTCTATGATTATTGCTGTATCAAGAAGTTTTATTTTCCCTATATTTTTTATATTTACTTTACCATTTTTATTTGATTTAAATGGAATATTTATGGCAATACCAATGGCAGAATTTATAAGTTTTATAATAGCAGTGATTTTATTTAAAAAGTTTAGTCCAGAAAAGATAATTTATAAGTTATAA
- a CDS encoding FKBP-type peptidyl-prolyl cis-trans isomerase: protein MPIEINQTVKIMFEVKVDGVLVDGSRSNKPFEFSFGTGQVIAGLESRIINMKAGEAADILVPAAEAYGEYNSNAIEILPIEQFTGIDDLKVGMQIQAQDENDQPIQFIVKEIGEKEVTIDFNHPLAGKDLEYKIKIDSLL from the coding sequence ATGCCTATAGAAATTAATCAAACAGTAAAAATAATGTTTGAAGTAAAAGTTGATGGAGTTTTAGTTGATGGAAGCAGAAGCAACAAACCTTTTGAATTTTCTTTTGGAACAGGACAAGTAATTGCAGGCCTTGAAAGTAGAATCATAAATATGAAAGCAGGAGAAGCGGCTGATATTTTAGTTCCTGCTGCTGAAGCTTATGGAGAGTATAACTCAAATGCAATTGAGATACTTCCAATTGAGCAATTTACAGGAATTGATGATTTAAAAGTTGGAATGCAAATACAAGCTCAAGATGAAAACGACCAACCTATTCAATTTATTGTAAAAGAAATAGGTGAAAAAGAGGTAACTATTGATTTTAATCATCCCCTTGCTGGAAAAGATTTAGAATATAAAATTAAAATAGATTCACTTTTATAA